Proteins from a genomic interval of Hoplias malabaricus isolate fHopMal1 chromosome 13, fHopMal1.hap1, whole genome shotgun sequence:
- the LOC136665123 gene encoding GTPase IMAP family member 7-like yields the protein MEIGIVLLGKRGAGKSSSGNTLLGGKPFHTEPGSEGVTQACSMSSSTIDGHRIFVVDTPGWTDFSQTDSETIQKIYKCIEISDPGPHVLLFVLPIGRFTKEEDDTAKQILEVFGEEAIKHTMVLFTKGDDLEGKTIEEYLEDAHLGLKNIIRMCGGRYHVFNNRDKDNHEQVSILLKKIKDMVERNKGIFFTKTQEMVEKQTQLNIPTTIINEEWNIEMRDTDVCVKGRSKCREREEGKYHEDILRIESESEEEIEHRPYLDGDGEGTSAVYLNQAINNSKQEHTYLEHGEQSTSQTEKLENLRKELQRMELKLHETVRELQGSRKIVLKQKHEMNIKIYKLEKADLEQKIEIEYLKLKVETSEKQMQEAQ from the coding sequence ATGGAGATCGGAATAGTTCTGCTGGGGAAGAGGGGTGCTGGAAAGAGTTCCTCAGGGAACACTCTCCTGGGCGGGAAACCTTTCCACACAGAGCCCGGCTCAGAGGGAGTGACCCAGGCTTGTTCCATGAGCTCCAGCACTATAGATGGACACAGAATCTTTGTTGTGGACACTCCAGGGTGGACAGATTTCAGTCAGACTGACAGTGAAACCATACAGAAGATTTACAAATGCATTGAAATCTCAGACCCCGGGCCCCATGTGCTCCTCTTTGTACTGCCCATTGGTCGCTTCACCAAAGAAGAGGATGATACAGCCAAGCAGATCTTGGAGGTCTTTGGAGAAGAAGCTATCAAGCACACAATGGTGTTATTTACCAAAGGAGACGATCTGGAGGGAAAGACAATTGAGGAATACTTGGAAGATGCCCATCTAGGATTGAAGAATATCATTAGAATGTGTGGAGGAAGATACCATGTCTTTAATAACAGAGACAAAGACAATCATGAGCAAGTCTCCATTTTGCTGAAGAAGATCAAAGACATGGTGGAAAGAAATAAAGgaatatttttcacaaaaactcagGAGAtggtagaaaaacaaacacaactaaaCATTCCCACAACAATTATAAATGAGGAATGGAATATTGAAATGAGAGATACAGACGTTTGTGTTAAAGGACGAAgtaaatgcagagagagagaggaaggaaaatATCATGAAGATATACTTAGAATAGAGTcagagagtgaggaagagaTTGAGCACAGACCTTATCTAGATGGAGATGGTGAGGGGACATCAGCAGTGTATCTGAATCAGGCCATAAACAATTCAAAACAAGAACACACATACTTAGAACATGGAGAACAATCCACAAGTCAAACGGAAAAATTAGAAAACCTTCGCAAGGAGCTGCAAAGGATGGAGCTTAAATTGCACGAGACTGTGAGAGAGCTGCAGGGATCTAGGaagattgttttaaaacaaaaacatgaaatgaatataaaaatctACAAGCTGGAAAAAGCAGACCTAGAACAGAAAATAGAAATTGAATATTTAAAGCTTAAAGTAGAAACTTCTGAGAAGCAGATGCAAGAAGCTCAGTGA